The Brachyhypopomus gauderio isolate BG-103 unplaced genomic scaffold, BGAUD_0.2 sc171, whole genome shotgun sequence genome includes a region encoding these proteins:
- the LOC143501312 gene encoding sterile alpha motif domain-containing protein 3-like, with protein MSEPAKLRVILDDHDIRKLVLPSGIPGTREDLELIIRETFQLQGNFSLLYKDAEFGDFFSLTTTADLKDKDTVKVVLVEPLYITLTETHPAGPVSTLSDRSSSSSSHTSSAETIILSSAENRGRSQQWPSPFEIPEFAYDTELILESANAAFRKDGTCLNNPSIKSDVLEKLAERIYQFCAYPTSEQICNVAEALIQKHPCLKEPGSFSGLYGWQTRLKYKMGNYRSKLRRLGCPELVVNSASNKTAAAKGVKKPRKAEVNFLPPYPTGESKQSLEKDRVDLLSEVKKKDNQKTISEKMSKTFSYRRQEVVNENPAIEDLLHRWPALFEAIQIKEEFKRITTIELEATFAANLDKHTVRLLTLFRAKGGAAGRKMCHLLDVLNQDETTEMRRDVVIRCLIVYFSEKVDDLIKDYHGASPDEVQDDLKQHTMKIVTKGGSTEDDPLDVGIVLEGREVLAGLSSVARACALLLGLIYAVNLSYPKQLRYTFECCQKMLLELDSGKLSPKVHTLKSKLLC; from the exons ATGTCTGAACCAgcaaagctgcgtgtgattctGGATGACCATGATATACGAAAGCTGGTCTTGCCTTCAGGGATCCCTGGTACACGTGAAGACCTGGAATTGATAATCAGAGAGACCTTTCAGCTTCAGGGAAACTTCAGCCTACTCTATAAGGATGCGGAGTTTGGTGATTTTTTTTCCTTGACCACAACAGCAGATCTTAAAGACAAAGACACTGTCAAAGTAGTTCTTGTTGAGCCTTTGTATATAACTTTAACAGAAACTCACCCAGCAGGTCCTGTCTCTACACTGTCAGATAGATCTTCTAGTTCCTCATCTCATACTTCATCTGCTGAAACCATAATTCTCTCTTCTGCGGAGAACCGTGGGAGATCACAACAGTGGCCGTCTCCATTTGAAATTCCAGAGTTTGCTTATGATACAGAGCTGATACTCGAGTCTGCTAATGCTGCATTTAGAAAGGATGGCACATGTCTGAACAATCCAAGCATCAAGTCCGATGTTCTTGAAAAACTGGCTGAAAGGATCTACCAGTTTTGTGCATATCCAACCAGTGAGCAGATATGTAATGTTGCTGAGGCATTAATACAAAAGCATCCATGCTTGAAGGAACCAGGTTCTTTCTCTGGGTTGTATGGGTGGCAAACAAGGCTAAAATATAAGATGGGAAATTACAGGTCTAAATTGAGAAGACTGGGATGTCCAGAGCTTGTCGTCAACTCCGCCTCCAACAAGACAGCAGCAGCGAAAGGGGTCAAAAAACCACGTAAAGCAGAGGTTAATTTCCTCCCCCCCTACCCCACTGGAGAATCCAAACAAAGTCTTGAAAAGGATAGGGTAGATCTTCTCAGTGAGGTTAAGAAGAAAGATAATCAGAAGACCATAAGTGAGAAGATgtcaaaaacattttcatatCGAAGACAGGAAGTGGTGAATGAAAACCCTGCCATAGAAGATCTTCTTCATAGATGGCCAGCTTTGTTTGAAGCTATTCAG ATAAAGGAAGAATTCAAAAGAATTACAACCATTGAACTGGAAGCAACATTTGCTGCAAATTTGGACAAGCACACAGTGAGGCTCCTGACTTTGTTCCGTGCTAAAGGAGGTGCTGCTGGACGGAAGATGTGTCACCTTCTAGATGTTTTGAATCAG GATGAGACTACTGAAATGCGCAGAGACGTGGTGATCCGCTGCTTAATAGTGTACTTCTCTGAAAAGGTTGATGATCTCATTAAGGATTACCAT ggtGCTTCACCTGATGAAGTACAAGACGATCTTAAACAGCACACCATGAAAATTGTCACCAAAGGTGGTTCTACGGAGGATGATCCGTTGGATGTTGGAATTGTGCTGGAAGGCAGAGAAGTTCTGGCTGGGTTGTCCAGTGTAGCAAGGGCATGTGCCTTGCTACTGGGTCTTATTTATGCTGTCAACCTTAGTTACCCCAAACAGCTCAGGTATACATTTGAATGTTGTCAAAAGATGCTGTTAGAACTTGACAGTGGGAAACTTTCACCAAAGGTGCACACACTGAAGTCCAAGTTGCTGTGTTAA